The uncultured Hyphomonas sp. genome includes a window with the following:
- a CDS encoding caspase family protein: MFRTVCLLLISACLALTAAAQTNRALIVGVGEYAELTDLQKTVGDANGYSSVFADDLGFEVTPLINPDTDTFLEQFDAFLQTIEPGDRVAFIFSGHGWSDGGQNYLALSDAPYHSSLLGLRKRTILLSEEVLDEIRARQPEMVFAVIDACRDNPFDTGTRSMTKGMARTGITSDTLVVYAAGANQMALDRLGPEDDAPYSVFTRSLLPKLKDPNFPLSFAVGEASEEVVELAASVEHAQKPAVYSDVDPRFCFSGQCQFGEMDQETKDWIYISSEGYTEIDKCEKYKRYLEKYPDGRFAGPAKQSLASAPCAGARLRFKQIAWYADLGGHSDEVYGLDYSPSGRFLATASADKTARLWIVGMTPTMFGQFTEFTGHTDALLSVRFSPDEEYIVTTSMDDTARIWRATGGEAVRVLRGHEGDVAYADFSPDGKRVATGGYDNTIRIWDTATGEEVMKISGHSMAVRSVRYSPDGRQLLSASNDGTVRLWNAETGAAIRMVESGAVPASYAEFSPDGEKIVVSSLDRTAHVWNGADEPLILSGHEKALWNAAFSPDGEMVVTSGSDFSGRLWDGVTGAELARIQNFDGSGANWVAFAPDGKRVAVAMRQGNPQLWELTYE, encoded by the coding sequence ATGTTCCGGACGGTTTGCCTGCTGTTGATTTCGGCCTGTCTCGCACTGACGGCGGCCGCGCAAACCAATCGTGCCCTGATCGTCGGGGTGGGTGAGTATGCCGAACTGACGGATCTGCAGAAAACGGTGGGCGATGCGAACGGCTATTCCAGCGTGTTTGCGGATGATCTGGGCTTCGAGGTCACGCCGCTGATCAACCCGGATACGGATACATTCCTGGAACAGTTCGATGCCTTCCTGCAGACGATTGAGCCGGGCGACCGGGTGGCCTTTATCTTCTCGGGCCATGGCTGGTCGGATGGGGGGCAGAACTATCTCGCTTTGTCGGATGCGCCTTATCACAGCTCCCTGCTGGGCCTGCGTAAGCGGACGATTTTGTTGAGCGAGGAAGTGCTCGACGAAATCCGCGCCCGGCAGCCGGAAATGGTGTTCGCGGTCATAGATGCCTGCCGGGACAATCCGTTCGACACCGGTACACGCAGCATGACCAAGGGCATGGCGCGCACAGGTATCACGAGCGATACGCTCGTCGTCTATGCCGCCGGGGCCAACCAGATGGCGCTCGACCGGCTTGGCCCCGAAGATGATGCCCCGTATTCGGTCTTTACGCGCAGCCTGTTGCCGAAACTGAAAGATCCGAACTTTCCGCTCTCATTCGCAGTCGGCGAAGCCAGCGAGGAAGTGGTCGAACTCGCCGCCAGCGTGGAGCATGCGCAGAAGCCGGCGGTCTATTCCGATGTGGACCCGCGTTTCTGCTTTTCCGGCCAGTGCCAGTTTGGCGAAATGGATCAGGAAACGAAGGACTGGATCTACATTTCCAGCGAAGGCTACACGGAGATAGACAAGTGCGAGAAGTACAAGCGCTATCTGGAGAAGTATCCGGATGGCCGCTTTGCCGGGCCGGCAAAGCAGAGTCTTGCGAGCGCGCCCTGTGCCGGTGCCCGGCTGCGGTTCAAACAGATTGCCTGGTATGCCGATCTGGGTGGGCATTCGGATGAGGTTTATGGACTCGACTACAGCCCCAGCGGGCGGTTCCTTGCCACCGCGTCGGCCGACAAGACGGCCCGGCTCTGGATCGTGGGGATGACCCCAACCATGTTCGGCCAGTTCACGGAGTTTACCGGTCACACGGATGCCTTGCTGTCGGTCCGTTTCAGCCCGGACGAGGAGTACATCGTCACGACCTCCATGGACGATACGGCCCGTATCTGGCGAGCCACAGGCGGTGAGGCCGTGCGCGTGCTGCGCGGGCATGAAGGCGATGTCGCCTATGCGGATTTCAGTCCGGACGGCAAACGCGTTGCGACGGGCGGATATGACAACACGATACGCATCTGGGATACGGCCACAGGCGAAGAGGTGATGAAGATCTCCGGTCATTCGATGGCGGTGCGTTCAGTCCGCTACAGCCCGGATGGCCGCCAGCTATTGTCCGCCTCGAATGACGGCACTGTGCGGTTGTGGAATGCGGAAACGGGGGCGGCGATCCGAATGGTCGAATCCGGCGCGGTGCCAGCCAGTTACGCTGAATTCAGCCCGGATGGGGAAAAGATCGTGGTCTCATCCCTCGACCGCACGGCGCATGTCTGGAATGGAGCAGATGAGCCGCTGATCCTGTCCGGGCATGAGAAAGCCCTGTGGAACGCTGCGTTCAGCCCTGACGGTGAAATGGTGGTGACCAGCGGGAGCGATTTTTCCGGACGTTTGTGGGACGGTGTGACCGGCGCCGAACTCGCGCGTATCCAGAATTTCGACGGCTCCGGTGCCAATTGGGTGGCTTTCGCGCCCGACGGAAAAAGGGTCGCTGTCGCGATGCGGCAGGGCAATCCCCAGCTCTGGGAACTCACTTATGAATGA
- a CDS encoding CocE/NonD family hydrolase, whose protein sequence is MSASAQDAAPVTPMTPDVIESYDPVLPSADFIRREVMVPMRDGTKLYTVIVMKKGTKNGPILLSRTPYDAYGDVHRLPSQRIVDILPAMDIEFAEDGYIRVYQDIRGLHRSEGEFVLNRPLSGPLNDTGIDEATDAYDTIDWLSKNVPESNGKVGIIGSSYLGFTALMATIDPHPALKAAVAESPMVDGWIGDDWFHNGAFRVSSLEFALWMAVNKGAGGGGLALGAGDQYTRYLEAGSVADFAKSVGITHVPGVRKFLENPAYTDFWSLQAVDKWLAARPLKVPTMIELGQWDQEDSYGGPAVYRALEPKDKNNDMVSLVIGPWRHSGANHYGYELGELTFTGDTAREWRVKYVKPYFDHWLKGAPKPNAPPVLTYATGINEWQESPRWPMGSSKPLYLAADGAASFDKPAKAGHDDYVSDPAHPVPFIPRPIDMSDADQWKPWLVHDQRFVSDRPDVAVWETEPLEEAVHIMGAPEVELFASTTGTDSDWVVKLIDVYPNDVPEPAIQGSKPPMPGFELPIGIEIFRGRYVDSLAEPVALKPGEVEHYKWSLPNVDHVFLPGHKIMVQVQSSLFPLYDRNPQTFVDNIMYAKPEDYQKATQSIWHGGQSASAVVLPVVE, encoded by the coding sequence TTGTCCGCGTCAGCACAGGACGCAGCGCCGGTCACACCGATGACGCCCGACGTCATTGAAAGCTACGACCCGGTCCTGCCGTCGGCAGACTTCATCCGCCGGGAAGTGATGGTGCCGATGCGCGACGGGACGAAGCTTTACACGGTGATCGTGATGAAGAAGGGCACGAAGAACGGCCCCATTCTCCTGTCCCGTACGCCCTATGATGCCTATGGCGACGTCCACCGCCTTCCCAGCCAGCGGATTGTGGACATCCTGCCTGCGATGGACATCGAGTTTGCGGAAGACGGGTATATCCGCGTTTATCAGGATATCCGGGGCCTTCACCGTTCCGAGGGCGAGTTTGTTCTGAACCGGCCGCTTTCCGGCCCGCTGAACGATACCGGCATCGACGAGGCGACGGATGCCTATGACACGATCGACTGGCTGTCGAAGAACGTGCCGGAGTCGAACGGCAAGGTCGGTATCATTGGTTCGTCCTACCTCGGGTTCACGGCGCTTATGGCGACGATCGATCCGCATCCGGCGCTGAAAGCTGCTGTCGCGGAGAGCCCCATGGTGGATGGCTGGATCGGCGACGACTGGTTCCACAATGGCGCCTTCCGGGTGAGTTCGCTCGAATTCGCCCTCTGGATGGCCGTCAACAAGGGCGCGGGCGGGGGCGGCCTCGCCCTTGGGGCAGGCGACCAGTATACGCGCTATCTTGAGGCTGGCTCCGTTGCGGACTTTGCGAAATCGGTCGGCATCACGCACGTGCCGGGTGTCCGTAAGTTCCTTGAGAATCCTGCCTATACCGATTTCTGGTCCTTGCAGGCGGTCGACAAATGGCTTGCTGCCCGGCCGCTGAAAGTGCCGACAATGATCGAACTGGGCCAGTGGGACCAGGAAGACAGCTATGGCGGCCCTGCGGTCTACCGGGCGCTGGAGCCGAAGGACAAGAACAACGACATGGTTTCGCTGGTGATCGGTCCATGGCGTCACTCAGGTGCCAACCATTACGGTTATGAGCTGGGCGAACTGACCTTCACGGGAGATACGGCCAGAGAGTGGCGTGTGAAGTATGTGAAACCTTACTTCGATCACTGGCTGAAGGGCGCGCCGAAACCGAACGCGCCGCCGGTGCTGACCTATGCGACCGGCATCAATGAATGGCAGGAATCCCCGCGCTGGCCGATGGGCTCGTCGAAACCGCTGTACCTTGCAGCAGACGGCGCCGCGAGCTTCGACAAGCCGGCAAAGGCCGGGCATGACGACTATGTCAGCGACCCGGCGCATCCGGTGCCTTTCATTCCGCGCCCGATCGACATGAGCGATGCTGACCAGTGGAAGCCTTGGCTGGTGCATGATCAGCGCTTCGTGTCGGACCGTCCGGACGTTGCCGTCTGGGAGACGGAACCGCTCGAGGAGGCCGTCCACATCATGGGCGCTCCGGAAGTGGAGCTGTTCGCCTCGACGACCGGCACGGACAGCGACTGGGTGGTGAAACTGATCGATGTTTATCCGAACGATGTGCCTGAGCCGGCAATCCAGGGCAGCAAGCCGCCCATGCCTGGCTTCGAGCTGCCGATCGGCATTGAGATTTTCCGCGGACGATATGTCGACAGCCTGGCAGAACCCGTTGCGCTGAAGCCGGGTGAAGTCGAGCATTACAAATGGTCGCTTCCCAATGTCGATCACGTCTTCCTGCCGGGCCACAAGATCATGGTGCAGGTACAGTCGAGCCTGTTCCCGCTCTATGACCGCAATCCGCAGACCTTCGTCGACAACATCATGTACGCGAAGCCGGAAGACTATCAGAAGGCCACGCAATCAATCTGGCATGGCGGCCAATCCGCCAGTGCCGTGGTGTTGCCGGTCGTCGAGTAA
- a CDS encoding polyprenyl synthetase family protein, which yields MQALVADDLAEVEKILIDRAASPVAVIPDLSGYIVSAGGKRLRPMLTLMAAHAVGKPNNATHVLAAAVEFIHTATLLHDDVVDESDLRRGKPAAKAIWGNSASILVGDFLFARAFNLLVETRSLDILDKLATASTTIAEGEVRQLAAMNARDLPTEEYLAIVEAKTGALFEAAAESGAMSAGGDKFANAFATYGKNLGLAFQIIDDVLDYGGTTSVIGKSVGDDFRECKITLPVIIAKRRGSDEDRAFWDRAMDPDTQEDADLAHAVHLIRATGAAEATVQEAEAYAGMAKGALRQLPDSPYRDALIELADFCVSRAY from the coding sequence ATGCAGGCGCTGGTGGCCGATGATCTCGCTGAAGTCGAGAAAATCCTCATCGACCGCGCGGCCAGTCCCGTTGCCGTTATTCCGGATCTCTCGGGTTACATCGTCTCGGCCGGCGGCAAGCGCCTGCGCCCGATGCTGACCCTGATGGCCGCCCATGCCGTGGGCAAGCCGAACAATGCCACGCATGTCCTCGCGGCCGCTGTGGAGTTCATCCACACCGCCACCCTGCTGCACGACGATGTCGTGGACGAGAGTGACCTGCGCCGCGGCAAGCCTGCCGCCAAGGCGATCTGGGGCAATAGCGCCTCCATCCTTGTGGGCGACTTCCTGTTCGCCCGTGCGTTCAATCTGCTGGTCGAAACCCGCAGCCTGGACATTCTGGACAAGCTGGCCACCGCCTCCACCACGATTGCTGAAGGCGAAGTGCGCCAACTGGCCGCCATGAATGCGCGCGACCTGCCGACCGAGGAATACCTCGCCATCGTCGAGGCCAAGACCGGCGCCCTGTTCGAAGCGGCTGCCGAATCCGGCGCGATGTCTGCCGGCGGCGACAAGTTCGCCAACGCTTTTGCGACCTATGGCAAGAATCTCGGCCTCGCCTTCCAGATCATCGATGATGTCCTGGACTATGGCGGCACGACATCTGTCATCGGCAAGTCGGTCGGCGACGATTTCCGTGAGTGCAAGATCACCCTGCCCGTGATCATCGCCAAACGCCGCGGCTCTGACGAAGACCGCGCCTTCTGGGATCGGGCCATGGACCCGGACACGCAGGAAGACGCCGACCTCGCCCATGCCGTGCATCTGATCCGCGCCACCGGCGCCGCCGAGGCCACCGTCCAGGAAGCCGAAGCCTATGCCGGCATGGCCAAGGGTGCCCTGCGCCAGCTGCCGGACTCCCCCTATCGCGACGCCCTGATCGAGCTCGCCGATTTCTGCGTCAGCCGCGCCTACTAG
- a CDS encoding CDGSH iron-sulfur domain-containing protein produces MSGDPEIGGREPVAVDVEEGKIYWWCACGRSKTQPFCDGSHKGTEFVPQGWEAQKSGKVFFCACKRTGKSPLCDGSHSKL; encoded by the coding sequence ATGTCCGGAGACCCTGAAATCGGCGGGCGTGAGCCTGTGGCCGTCGACGTCGAAGAAGGCAAGATCTACTGGTGGTGCGCCTGCGGGCGGTCGAAGACCCAGCCTTTCTGCGATGGCAGCCACAAGGGCACGGAATTCGTCCCGCAGGGCTGGGAAGCGCAGAAAAGCGGCAAAGTCTTCTTCTGCGCCTGCAAGCGCACCGGCAAGAGCCCTCTCTGCGACGGCAGCCATAGCAAGCTTTGA
- a CDS encoding DUF2007 domain-containing protein, with product MEEVFRTNDLIKLSYVEHLLQEAGIDYFVADQHISAVEGNIGAFPRRVMVKEAVKEHALAALAGVDKG from the coding sequence ATGGAAGAAGTCTTCCGTACCAACGACCTGATAAAGCTGAGCTATGTGGAGCATTTGCTACAGGAAGCGGGCATCGATTATTTCGTGGCCGACCAGCATATCTCCGCCGTTGAGGGCAATATCGGGGCCTTCCCGCGCCGCGTGATGGTGAAGGAAGCGGTGAAAGAGCACGCGCTGGCGGCGCTGGCCGGAGTCGACAAGGGATGA
- a CDS encoding methyltransferase domain-containing protein, translating to MTTEDTVYQGRVHLVQPQQGFRAGTDSLLLAAALACRPGGEALEIGCGCGGALLPAAYRMDDVRLTGLDLDMTMADLARTGADRNGFAERVTVETGEASEWVRAHENRFDLVFANPPYFEPGRISAPGEGKADAYIETLDLAGWIKAMAFAAKPRAPLVMIHRAAELARILATFDRQTGEITVLPIASKPGEEARRVLVRGRKGLKRGPVRLLAPLVTHQPDGSPSPALEAIRRGEPIAW from the coding sequence ATGACGACCGAAGACACGGTCTATCAGGGCCGGGTGCATCTGGTTCAGCCTCAGCAAGGCTTCCGGGCGGGCACGGATTCCCTGCTGCTGGCGGCTGCGCTGGCATGCCGGCCGGGCGGGGAGGCGCTGGAAATCGGCTGCGGCTGCGGCGGCGCGCTGCTGCCTGCCGCGTATCGTATGGATGACGTCCGCCTGACCGGGCTGGACCTCGACATGACTATGGCGGACTTAGCGCGCACGGGCGCGGACCGTAACGGGTTTGCCGAACGCGTGACGGTGGAGACCGGTGAAGCCTCCGAATGGGTGCGCGCCCATGAGAACCGGTTTGACCTCGTTTTTGCCAATCCTCCCTATTTTGAGCCCGGCCGCATATCGGCTCCCGGCGAAGGCAAGGCGGACGCCTATATTGAGACGCTGGACCTTGCCGGCTGGATCAAGGCCATGGCGTTTGCGGCAAAGCCCCGCGCGCCGCTGGTGATGATCCACCGCGCCGCGGAGCTGGCCCGGATCCTCGCCACATTCGACCGGCAGACCGGGGAAATCACCGTGCTGCCCATCGCATCGAAGCCGGGCGAGGAGGCCCGCCGGGTGCTGGTGAGGGGCCGCAAGGGGCTCAAGCGCGGGCCGGTGCGCCTGCTGGCACCGCTGGTCACCCACCAGCCGGACGGGTCGCCCAGCCCGGCCCTGGAAGCCATCCGCCGGGGCGAACCCATCGCCTGGTAG
- a CDS encoding DUF2314 domain-containing protein produces the protein MHSLRNWIRSLTVLASCALIAACGGEHVAEEGPPPLYKYNAMKEAVAEARETLPVFWDALQSGNPAYSDFALNVTTTSDRYTEEHVWLVDIRQADDAHYAGVVPEDHEIHDGLETGDMIAFRPEQIADWRFRDGGKFRGAYTTRAMMNLAPDAKIDNIRAMFHDSPVP, from the coding sequence ATGCACTCGCTGCGCAATTGGATACGGAGCCTCACAGTTCTTGCCAGTTGCGCCCTGATCGCCGCTTGCGGCGGGGAGCATGTTGCCGAGGAAGGCCCGCCACCCCTCTATAAATACAACGCGATGAAAGAGGCCGTCGCGGAGGCGCGGGAGACGCTGCCCGTTTTCTGGGACGCGCTTCAGTCCGGCAATCCGGCCTATTCCGATTTCGCGCTGAATGTGACAACGACTTCTGACCGGTACACGGAAGAACATGTCTGGCTGGTTGATATCCGTCAGGCAGATGACGCGCACTATGCCGGCGTCGTTCCGGAAGACCATGAGATCCACGACGGGCTGGAAACCGGCGACATGATTGCCTTCCGGCCGGAGCAAATCGCCGACTGGCGCTTCCGGGACGGCGGAAAATTCCGCGGGGCCTACACGACCCGGGCCATGATGAATTTGGCGCCCGACGCCAAAATCGATAATATCCGGGCCATGTTCCACGACTCGCCGGTGCCATGA
- a CDS encoding glycine--tRNA ligase subunit alpha produces MSAPKAESTPKSFQDLILTLQNYWAEQGCAVLQPYDMEVGAGTLHPATVLRALGPKNWRAAYVQPSRRPKDARYGENPNRLGHYYQFQVILKPNPPNLQDLYLGSLRAIGIDETVHDIRFVEDDWENPTVGAWGLGWEVWCDGMEVSQYTYFQQVGGLDVRPVSGELTYGLERLAMYVFGVDNVYDLPYNDPDSEVPLSYGDVFLENEKQQSAFNFEYSDVEMLKRWFADCENQSNALRAAGKPLPAYDYALKASHTFNLIDARGAISPTERQAYIGRVRDLARGAAEQWAEQEDARG; encoded by the coding sequence ATGTCCGCACCCAAGGCAGAATCCACGCCGAAATCCTTCCAGGACCTGATCCTGACGCTCCAGAATTACTGGGCGGAGCAGGGCTGTGCCGTCCTGCAGCCTTACGACATGGAAGTCGGCGCCGGGACACTGCACCCGGCCACCGTGCTGCGCGCCCTCGGGCCGAAGAACTGGCGCGCCGCTTATGTCCAGCCGTCGCGCCGTCCGAAGGATGCGCGCTATGGTGAGAACCCCAACCGCCTCGGCCACTATTACCAGTTTCAGGTGATCCTGAAGCCGAACCCGCCGAATTTGCAGGACCTCTACCTCGGCAGCCTGCGGGCCATCGGCATCGACGAGACCGTTCACGACATCCGCTTTGTCGAAGACGACTGGGAGAACCCGACCGTCGGCGCCTGGGGCCTCGGCTGGGAAGTCTGGTGCGACGGGATGGAAGTCAGCCAGTACACCTATTTCCAGCAGGTCGGCGGCCTCGATGTGCGGCCTGTTTCCGGCGAGCTGACCTATGGTCTCGAACGCCTCGCCATGTATGTGTTCGGCGTCGATAATGTTTACGACCTGCCTTATAACGATCCGGACTCTGAAGTCCCGCTCAGCTATGGCGATGTGTTCCTCGAAAACGAGAAACAGCAGTCGGCCTTCAACTTCGAATACTCGGACGTTGAGATGCTGAAGCGCTGGTTTGCCGATTGCGAGAACCAGTCGAACGCCTTGCGCGCGGCAGGCAAACCGCTGCCCGCCTATGACTATGCGCTGAAGGCCAGCCACACGTTCAACCTGATCGACGCCCGCGGCGCCATCAGCCCGACCGAGCGGCAGGCCTATATCGGCCGCGTCCGCGACCTCGCCCGCGGCGCCGCCGAACAATGGGCCGAGCAGGAAGACGCGCGAGGATAG